Below is a window of Ktedonobacteraceae bacterium DNA.
ATAGCTTCGGGCGTGTAGATGTGCCAGATATGGTCGAACGAGTCGAATTTGAGCTGCGCGGCTGAAATGGCCAGCAGCGCCATCAGTCGCCGCCCACCGGTCACCGACAGGTGAATATGGCGCGGCTGCTGTTTCAGCTCCTCGAAAAAGCTGTAAATGGTGTCGCGCGTTCCTTTAGCAGAGGTGTTGTCGGTGATATCGTCCAGCGGAATGTGATCGAGTTCCAGGATTTTCGGGCGAAAAGGGCAGTTGATGATGCGCCCATCGATCTGATAATGGTCGTCCGGAAATTCGGCGTGCAGGCAGTCGAGAGCATGTCGCAGGCGCGGCTGAGCGGCGCGTGGGAGAATTACGATCACCTCGCCTATCGTTACGCCATGCCGCAGTAACAGGTCGAGCGTGAACGTCACCACCTGCGGCTGCCCGCCGAGGGTGGCTACCAGCGTCTGAATATAGTTCAATTCGGGCATTCGCGGCACACTCACTTTCATTATAGAGAAAGGACTATCGAACGATGAACGTACTTCCGGCCATATTGATCGGCGGCCCACCCAACGCGGGCAAATCCGTCCTGTTCTACAGCCTGACGATGGCGCTGTATGAACGCGGCATCAAACATCA
It encodes the following:
- a CDS encoding CRISPR-associated ring nuclease, whose protein sequence is MPELNYIQTLVATLGGQPQVVTFTLDLLLRHGVTIGEVIVILPRAAQPRLRHALDCLHAEFPDDHYQIDGRIINCPFRPKILELDHIPLDDITDNTSAKGTRDTIYSFFEELKQQPRHIHLSVTGGRRLMALLAISAAQLKFDSFDHIWHIYTPEAIKAQVRDGAQMHVPPDARVNLIEMPFFPIADYVPLLAQSFPSAQAAQQAGKARMDAQEHARCEAFIQKITHRQFDVLRGIADGLTAQEIADRLCLSIKTVYSHRDKLLDTCAQVWDSADYGPFDQRFLYRHFSRYFETDHG